A single genomic interval of Spirosoma taeanense harbors:
- the epsC gene encoding serine O-acetyltransferase EpsC — protein sequence MTVANATFLDHLMAQRAAYRYKLPSRPDAGRFIDQLMRLLFPVTQDCQSASQHVEETYHKLNEQLVCLFRPLMANLPDTPEAIAERFFEQLPAIYDNLLFDAHSIADNDPAAVGIEEVVAVYPGFYAIAVYRIAHELLQLKVPLLPRMLTEYAHGQTGIDIHPGAKIGRSFFIDHGTGVVIGETTTIGDNVKIYQGVTLGATHVAKSMAQKKRHPTIENNVVIYANATILGGNTVVGHDSVIGGNVWLTESVEAHSLVFHQHQTDIRLKSLESREPINFVI from the coding sequence ATGACTGTTGCTAACGCCACGTTTCTCGATCACCTGATGGCTCAGCGGGCTGCTTATCGGTACAAACTTCCGTCCCGACCCGACGCTGGCCGTTTCATTGATCAACTCATGCGCTTATTGTTTCCCGTTACGCAGGACTGCCAGTCGGCTTCGCAGCACGTAGAGGAAACCTATCATAAACTAAACGAACAGCTGGTATGCCTGTTTCGGCCACTGATGGCTAATCTGCCAGACACTCCCGAAGCCATTGCTGAGCGGTTCTTTGAGCAGCTGCCCGCGATCTATGATAACCTGCTGTTTGACGCTCATTCTATCGCCGATAATGACCCGGCCGCTGTTGGTATTGAAGAGGTAGTGGCTGTATATCCGGGCTTTTATGCTATTGCTGTCTATCGGATTGCGCATGAGCTGCTTCAGTTGAAAGTGCCTTTGCTACCGCGTATGCTGACCGAGTATGCGCACGGGCAGACGGGAATTGACATCCACCCCGGTGCGAAAATTGGACGCTCGTTTTTTATTGACCATGGAACAGGGGTTGTCATTGGTGAAACAACCACCATCGGTGATAACGTTAAAATCTACCAGGGCGTAACGCTGGGGGCCACGCATGTAGCCAAGTCTATGGCGCAGAAAAAACGGCACCCAACCATCGAAAACAACGTCGTTATTTACGCCAATGCTACCATTCTGGGCGGCAATACGGTGGTTGGACACGACTCAGTCATTGGCGGCAACGTCTGGCTGACTGAAAGTGTCGAAGCACACTCGCTGGTGTTTCATCAGCACCAGACCGATATCCGGCTTAAATCGCTGGAATCCAGAGAACCAATCAATTTCGTCATATAA
- a CDS encoding LOG family protein — protein sequence MESTKENVQRSETQSTERITQDLPKRDELLLTPDEQRIKDAFQDHNWNEIKTADSWVIFKVMAEFVEGFDKLAKIGPCVSIFGSARTQPDSPYYKMTEEIAAKLVRHGYGVITGGGPGIMEAGNKGAFEQGGKSVGLNIKLPFEQHSNIYIDPDKSINFDFFFVRKVMFVKYAQGFVVMPGGMGTLDELFEALTLIQTRKIARFPIVLVGRAYWQGLIDWIMEVMLEQEHNINPEDMKLISLVDTPTEAVKAIDDFYSKYLLKPNF from the coding sequence ATGGAATCAACAAAAGAAAATGTTCAACGCTCTGAAACGCAGAGTACCGAACGCATTACGCAGGATTTACCCAAGCGCGACGAGTTACTCCTTACGCCCGACGAACAACGGATTAAAGATGCGTTTCAGGATCATAACTGGAACGAAATTAAGACCGCCGATTCGTGGGTCATTTTTAAAGTGATGGCCGAATTTGTGGAAGGGTTCGATAAACTGGCCAAAATTGGTCCGTGCGTTTCAATTTTCGGCTCGGCCCGCACCCAACCTGATAGCCCGTATTACAAAATGACCGAAGAAATTGCGGCCAAACTGGTACGGCATGGGTACGGGGTCATTACGGGGGGCGGACCGGGCATCATGGAGGCCGGTAACAAAGGAGCCTTTGAGCAGGGAGGGAAATCCGTAGGTTTGAATATTAAACTTCCGTTTGAGCAGCATAGCAACATCTATATTGATCCTGATAAGAGTATCAATTTTGATTTCTTCTTCGTCCGGAAGGTGATGTTCGTAAAATACGCGCAGGGGTTTGTTGTAATGCCCGGCGGTATGGGCACCCTCGACGAGTTGTTTGAGGCTCTGACGCTCATTCAGACTCGTAAAATTGCCCGCTTCCCGATTGTGCTCGTAGGCCGGGCATACTGGCAGGGGCTGATCGACTGGATTATGGAGGTGATGCTGGAACAGGAACACAACATCAATCCAGAAGATATGAAGCTCATTAGCCTTGTCGACACACCGACTGAGGCTGTGAAGGCAATCGATGATTTCTACAGCAAGTATCTGCTGAAGCCCAATTTTTAA
- a CDS encoding pyridoxal phosphate-dependent aminotransferase, translating into MEIRKSERLTHLKYDIRGPVYEKALELESQGYKIISLNIGNPASFGFDAPDEIVHDVILNIRNAQGYADSRGLFAARKAVMHHTQNIGLPGITINDIYIGNGVSELIMLSMQALINEGDEVLIPSPDYPLWTASVAFCGGKPVHYVCDEAADWNPDLADMESKITPRTRAIVVINPNNPTGAVYDKAVLEGIARIAERHKLIVFSDEIYDRILYDGALHYPMARFVHDTLCITMGGLSKNYRAAGFRGGWLILSGARHRAKSYIEGLTLLASMRLCANVPTQYAIQTALGGYQSINDLVMPTGRLHKQIMLAYERMAAIPGVSCVKPKGALYIFPKLDLSQFRFNNDDQFVYDLLTDQKVLVVSGTGFNYIRNDHFRIVCLPTVDELNIALDRIEAFLESRRK; encoded by the coding sequence ATGGAAATACGCAAGAGTGAGCGGCTCACTCACTTAAAATACGACATTCGGGGGCCGGTTTATGAAAAGGCGCTCGAACTCGAAAGCCAGGGATATAAAATCATTAGTCTCAACATTGGTAATCCGGCCTCATTCGGCTTCGATGCACCCGATGAGATTGTTCACGATGTTATTCTCAACATTCGCAATGCGCAGGGGTACGCCGACTCGCGGGGTTTGTTTGCTGCCCGTAAGGCGGTGATGCATCATACCCAGAATATCGGGTTACCGGGTATTACCATCAACGATATTTACATCGGCAACGGCGTTAGTGAGCTGATCATGCTGTCGATGCAGGCTCTGATCAACGAGGGCGATGAAGTCCTGATTCCTTCTCCAGACTATCCACTCTGGACGGCATCGGTGGCGTTTTGTGGCGGTAAACCCGTGCATTACGTCTGCGACGAAGCCGCCGACTGGAACCCGGACCTTGCCGACATGGAAAGCAAAATCACCCCCCGAACGCGGGCGATTGTCGTCATTAACCCCAACAACCCAACGGGTGCTGTTTATGACAAAGCCGTGCTGGAAGGGATTGCCCGTATTGCCGAGCGGCATAAGCTCATCGTTTTCTCGGATGAGATTTACGACAGAATTTTATACGATGGCGCTCTTCATTACCCGATGGCCCGGTTCGTTCACGATACACTTTGTATCACCATGGGGGGCCTGTCTAAAAATTATCGGGCAGCCGGTTTTCGGGGCGGCTGGCTGATTCTGAGCGGAGCGCGGCACCGGGCTAAATCCTATATCGAGGGGCTGACGTTGCTGGCATCTATGCGGCTTTGTGCCAATGTGCCTACGCAATACGCGATTCAGACGGCACTCGGCGGCTACCAGAGTATTAATGACCTGGTAATGCCCACGGGACGCCTGCATAAACAGATAATGCTGGCCTACGAGCGTATGGCAGCTATCCCCGGTGTGTCCTGCGTAAAGCCCAAAGGAGCTTTGTATATCTTCCCAAAACTTGATCTGAGCCAGTTTCGGTTTAATAACGACGACCAGTTTGTGTATGACCTGCTCACCGATCAGAAAGTCCTGGTCGTATCGGGAACCGGCTTCAACTATATCCGAAACGACCATTTCCGTATCGTCTGCCTGCCCACAGTGGATGAACTAAACATTGCGCTGGATCGCATCGAAGCGTTTCTGGAGAGCCGACGCAAATAA
- a CDS encoding PQQ-dependent sugar dehydrogenase, which yields MFGKAIYALLISLVATAGFAWLLSSYCGSKDTRAEDSAEEGVTVKPASFISPVNEDDDKPKLAAMQVVNAYPKLTFESPVEYTYANDGTNRVFVVEQVGRIRVFENTSGAASAPTFLDIRRKVAYGGEMGLLGLAFHPKFSENGFFYVNYTKNNPRETVVSRFKVSSPKAMQADPNSETILFKFSQPYSNHNGGKVLFGPDGYLYVSTGDGGSGGDPQNNGQNRKSWLGKILRVDVNSTEKGNYGIPGDNPFASNKEGLREEIFAYGLRNPWRMSFDDDGRLWVGDVGQNELEEIDIVTKGGNYGWRIREGRKAYNAESNTSGGNLIGPIWQYSHDDGNVSVTGGIVYQGQQHSSLKGKYIYADYASGRVWALTPNGSSEASNQEIVSRAGSISAFGEDQKKELYMCDLGGGQILKLAAR from the coding sequence ATGTTTGGTAAAGCCATATACGCATTACTCATTTCACTCGTTGCCACAGCCGGATTTGCCTGGCTGCTGTCGTCCTATTGCGGATCGAAAGATACCCGTGCGGAGGACTCGGCCGAAGAAGGCGTTACGGTAAAGCCGGCTAGCTTTATTTCTCCCGTTAATGAAGATGACGACAAGCCAAAGCTGGCCGCAATGCAGGTAGTGAACGCTTATCCAAAACTGACGTTTGAATCGCCGGTCGAATATACCTATGCTAACGACGGCACAAACCGGGTGTTTGTTGTGGAGCAGGTGGGCCGTATCCGGGTTTTTGAAAATACCTCCGGTGCCGCTTCCGCCCCAACGTTTTTAGATATTCGTCGGAAGGTTGCCTATGGGGGTGAGATGGGCCTGCTGGGCCTCGCCTTTCACCCCAAATTCAGCGAGAACGGCTTTTTCTACGTTAACTACACCAAAAACAACCCACGCGAAACGGTGGTGAGCCGATTCAAGGTTTCGTCGCCAAAAGCCATGCAGGCCGATCCGAACTCAGAAACGATTTTATTTAAGTTCAGCCAGCCGTATTCCAACCACAATGGCGGCAAAGTGCTGTTTGGCCCGGATGGGTATCTGTATGTTTCGACCGGCGACGGTGGCAGCGGTGGCGATCCGCAGAACAATGGACAGAACCGTAAAAGCTGGCTCGGAAAGATTCTGCGCGTGGACGTAAACAGCACCGAAAAAGGGAATTATGGTATTCCGGGCGACAATCCCTTTGCCAGTAATAAAGAAGGATTGCGCGAAGAGATCTTTGCTTATGGTCTGCGCAACCCCTGGCGAATGAGTTTCGATGACGACGGCCGTTTATGGGTGGGTGATGTTGGCCAGAACGAACTTGAAGAGATTGACATCGTCACCAAAGGCGGGAACTACGGCTGGCGCATTCGGGAAGGCCGCAAGGCTTACAATGCGGAGAGCAACACTTCTGGCGGAAACCTAATTGGCCCCATCTGGCAATATAGCCATGACGACGGTAATGTCTCTGTCACGGGAGGAATCGTTTATCAGGGTCAGCAGCACTCGTCCTTGAAAGGTAAATACATTTATGCCGACTACGCCAGCGGTCGCGTCTGGGCATTAACACCAAACGGCTCCAGCGAGGCTTCCAATCAGGAGATCGTCTCCAGAGCCGGATCTATCTCGGCTTTTGGCGAAGATCAGAAAAAGGAGCTGTATATGTGTGATCTGGGCGGAGGGCAAATCCTAAAATTAGCCGCACGCTAG
- the rpiB gene encoding ribose 5-phosphate isomerase B, producing MPQRIALGADHAGFAYKDAVKTWLEQHDYLVEDFGTYSADSADYADFAHPVASAVEENRADRGILVCGSGQGVAMTANKHQGIRAALVWQPEIAELTRQHNDANVLCLPERFISLDDALQCVQRFLTTDFEGGRHQRRVEKMMCT from the coding sequence ATGCCCCAACGTATTGCTCTCGGTGCCGACCATGCCGGATTTGCCTACAAAGACGCTGTTAAAACCTGGCTGGAACAACACGATTATCTGGTCGAGGATTTCGGCACGTATTCTGCTGATTCGGCCGACTACGCCGATTTTGCCCACCCCGTTGCGTCGGCCGTTGAAGAGAACCGGGCCGACCGGGGCATCCTGGTATGTGGTAGCGGACAGGGTGTGGCCATGACCGCCAATAAGCATCAGGGCATTCGGGCCGCGCTGGTCTGGCAACCCGAGATTGCCGAGCTTACCCGACAGCATAATGATGCTAACGTACTTTGCCTGCCAGAACGCTTTATCTCGCTGGACGACGCGCTTCAATGCGTTCAGCGGTTTCTGACGACAGACTTCGAAGGCGGGCGCCACCAACGCCGGGTCGAAAAAATGATGTGTACCTGA
- a CDS encoding helix-hairpin-helix domain-containing protein, translating into MFNRFQSLIRDYFGLSHSEARGFSVLIGLTLLCLLIPFLYRCSADRRPADTSATDQRKLDSLVALMQTEEARQPRFRDQSDNDKTTAERFSEPKLFPFDPNTVSVAGWQQLGLPRWMAERIEKYRSKGGQFRRKEDLLRIYDFPPDLYEQLEPYMTLKQTAAASQYVEGRYKAEKSFSDNIASSAERPPFEARPAKPVMQPFDINTADTAQLIALKGIGSALAKRIVKFRDVLGGFISTEQFREVYGLDSLAREELQKYGRIGSAPRRIPINTASAEDLDRHPFLSRRQAEIIVRYREQHGAYTSAESLKPIRILDAVTIGKIAPYLEF; encoded by the coding sequence ATGTTCAACCGTTTCCAGTCGCTTATACGTGACTATTTTGGCCTGTCCCATTCTGAAGCCCGCGGTTTTTCTGTACTTATCGGCCTCACCCTGCTCTGCCTGCTTATCCCGTTTCTGTATCGCTGCTCCGCTGACCGCCGTCCTGCCGATACCTCCGCCACCGACCAGCGTAAACTCGACAGCCTGGTTGCACTGATGCAGACCGAAGAAGCCCGGCAACCCCGATTCCGTGACCAGTCGGATAACGACAAAACCACCGCCGAGCGATTCAGCGAGCCGAAACTGTTTCCGTTCGATCCGAATACGGTTAGCGTAGCGGGTTGGCAGCAGTTGGGTCTGCCTCGCTGGATGGCCGAGCGGATTGAGAAATACCGGAGCAAAGGCGGTCAGTTTCGACGTAAAGAAGATCTGTTACGTATCTATGATTTTCCGCCTGATCTCTACGAGCAGTTGGAGCCTTACATGACGTTGAAGCAGACCGCTGCCGCAAGTCAGTACGTCGAAGGCCGGTATAAAGCGGAAAAGTCATTTTCGGATAACATAGCGTCCTCCGCCGAACGACCACCGTTTGAAGCCCGACCAGCAAAGCCAGTTATGCAGCCCTTTGACATCAATACGGCCGATACGGCGCAGTTGATTGCCCTGAAAGGGATTGGTTCAGCCCTGGCCAAACGGATCGTCAAGTTTCGCGATGTGCTGGGCGGGTTTATTTCGACGGAGCAGTTTCGGGAGGTGTATGGCCTGGACTCATTAGCACGCGAAGAGTTGCAGAAATACGGTCGGATTGGATCGGCCCCGCGCCGGATACCCATCAATACAGCCAGCGCCGAAGACCTGGACCGGCACCCGTTCCTGTCGCGTCGGCAGGCCGAAATTATTGTCCGTTACCGGGAGCAGCACGGCGCTTATACGTCGGCGGAGTCGCTGAAACCTATCCGAATTCTGGACGCCGTAACGATTGGAAAAATTGCGCCTTATCTGGAGTTTTAA
- the treZ gene encoding malto-oligosyltrehalose trehalohydrolase: MTQVYNADQRTLGVTFSTENEASVLVWAPVAKHVSIKVYGYAAALPLKREELGYWSLKTNQICPGDLYTFILDGQNERADPASLSQPQGVHGPSEAFDTGAFAWNDSDWVNPDLDDYLIYELHIGTFTSEGTFAALEEKLDYLKKLGVNAIEVMPIAQFPDARNWGYDGVFPYATQNSYGGPQALQHLVNACHTKGIAVVLDVVYNHFGPEGNNLKDFGPYLTNKYSTPWGEAINFDDDWCDGVRRYFIENALMWFRDFHIDALRLDAVHAIRDFSPVHILQELRQHVDQLMAASGRRHYLIVESDLNDPRLINPLSENGYGMDAQWMDEFHHSLRVTVGEERTGYYKDFEGIGHLAKSYQSAYVYDGQFSKVRHKLFGQKAENNPGRQFIVFSQNHDQIGNRKLGERSSQLYSFETQKVMAGAVLVSPYVPLLFMGEEWSEPAPFQYFVSHTEPELVEAVRQGRQAEFADFHAGESGEVPDPQQKETFEKSKLHWELLQQEPHQTMFRYYQTLIALRKQHPALRCLNRRQLNVILHEDKQTILLQRWHEDQRVLCLMNFSKESQSIQLPDGPNNWQKLLDSTDPQWQVEPAQDTGSGRANPAHETLLDASILTLQAESFVIYSLNHD, from the coding sequence ATGACGCAAGTATATAACGCTGACCAGCGAACGCTTGGGGTTACCTTCTCAACAGAAAATGAAGCAAGCGTGCTAGTCTGGGCGCCCGTAGCCAAACACGTATCAATTAAAGTATATGGGTACGCAGCGGCTCTACCACTTAAACGGGAAGAACTAGGTTACTGGAGTTTAAAAACGAACCAGATTTGTCCCGGCGACCTATACACGTTCATTCTGGATGGTCAGAATGAACGGGCCGATCCTGCTTCCCTTTCGCAACCTCAGGGCGTGCATGGACCTTCGGAGGCTTTTGATACGGGTGCATTTGCCTGGAACGATTCGGACTGGGTTAATCCGGACCTGGACGATTACCTGATCTACGAACTTCATATCGGCACGTTTACATCCGAAGGCACGTTTGCCGCCCTGGAAGAAAAACTGGATTACCTGAAAAAGCTAGGGGTTAATGCCATCGAGGTTATGCCCATTGCTCAGTTTCCGGATGCGCGTAACTGGGGTTACGATGGCGTTTTTCCATACGCAACCCAGAATTCATATGGTGGGCCGCAGGCACTTCAGCATCTGGTGAATGCCTGTCATACCAAAGGGATTGCGGTCGTGCTGGACGTAGTCTATAACCACTTCGGACCGGAAGGTAATAACCTGAAAGACTTTGGGCCGTATCTGACGAATAAATACAGCACGCCCTGGGGCGAAGCCATCAATTTTGATGATGACTGGTGCGATGGCGTCCGGCGCTATTTTATTGAGAATGCGCTAATGTGGTTCCGCGATTTTCACATTGACGCCCTGCGGCTGGATGCCGTTCATGCCATCCGGGATTTTAGTCCGGTTCATATCTTACAGGAACTCCGGCAGCACGTTGACCAGTTGATGGCTGCCAGCGGACGACGGCATTATCTGATCGTTGAAAGCGATCTGAATGATCCCCGGCTGATCAATCCACTCTCAGAGAACGGTTATGGTATGGATGCCCAATGGATGGATGAGTTTCATCATTCGCTGCGGGTTACCGTTGGTGAAGAACGGACCGGCTATTACAAGGATTTTGAGGGCATTGGTCATCTGGCGAAATCGTACCAGAGTGCTTACGTATACGACGGTCAGTTCTCGAAAGTACGCCATAAGTTATTTGGCCAGAAGGCAGAGAATAATCCGGGACGGCAGTTCATTGTTTTCTCGCAGAACCACGACCAGATCGGTAACCGTAAACTGGGAGAGCGCTCCAGCCAGTTATACAGTTTCGAAACTCAGAAAGTAATGGCTGGTGCGGTGCTGGTTAGCCCGTATGTACCGCTGCTGTTCATGGGCGAAGAGTGGAGCGAACCGGCCCCTTTCCAGTATTTTGTAAGCCACACGGAACCGGAGCTGGTAGAAGCGGTGCGGCAGGGGCGGCAGGCAGAGTTTGCGGATTTCCACGCGGGCGAAAGTGGGGAGGTTCCCGACCCGCAACAGAAAGAAACCTTTGAGAAGTCGAAACTGCACTGGGAACTGCTGCAACAGGAACCGCACCAAACCATGTTTCGCTATTACCAGACACTGATCGCGCTCCGTAAACAGCATCCGGCCCTTCGTTGTCTCAATCGTCGGCAGCTCAACGTAATCCTGCACGAGGACAAGCAGACTATTCTTTTACAGCGCTGGCACGAGGATCAGCGGGTTCTCTGCCTGATGAATTTCTCGAAAGAATCCCAGTCCATCCAGTTGCCAGACGGACCAAACAATTGGCAGAAACTGCTCGACTCGACCGACCCTCAGTGGCAGGTTGAGCCAGCGCAGGACACCGGTTCCGGTCGCGCCAATCCGGCTCACGAAACCCTGTTGGATGCCAGCATCCTTACGTTACAGGCCGAATCGTTCGTAATTTATTCCCTCAATCATGACTAA